A genomic segment from Nodularia sphaerocarpa UHCC 0038 encodes:
- the infC gene encoding translation initiation factor IF-3, translating into MPVIEKKRTRDLPQINERIRFPKIRVIDNDGAQLGIMPPQEALQLADEKELDLVLLSDKADPPVCRIMDYGKYKFEQEKKAREARKKQHTADVKEVKMRYKIEEHDYNVRVKQAERFLKDGDKVKATVMFRGREIQHSDLAEHLLKRMAKDLEPLGELQQAPKKEGRNMMMLISPKK; encoded by the coding sequence ATGCCTGTGATTGAGAAAAAACGAACTCGCGATCTGCCCCAAATCAACGAGCGCATCCGCTTTCCCAAGATTCGAGTCATTGATAATGATGGCGCGCAATTAGGAATTATGCCTCCACAAGAAGCATTACAACTAGCTGACGAGAAAGAGCTAGACCTAGTATTGCTAAGTGACAAAGCCGACCCACCGGTTTGTCGGATCATGGATTACGGGAAGTATAAGTTTGAGCAGGAGAAGAAGGCACGGGAAGCTAGGAAAAAGCAGCACACAGCTGATGTTAAAGAAGTGAAGATGCGCTATAAAATCGAAGAACACGATTACAATGTGCGTGTTAAGCAAGCCGAGCGCTTCCTCAAAGATGGTGATAAAGTGAAGGCGACTGTAATGTTCCGGGGTCGAGAGATCCAACACAGTGACTTAGCAGAGCATTTGCTTAAGCGCATGGCTAAGGATTTGGAACCCCTTGGTGAACTCCAGCAAGCACCCAAAAAAGAAGGCAGAAATATGATGATGCTAATTTCGCCCAAAAAATAA